Part of the Pirellulales bacterium genome is shown below.
CGTGACCCCTCGCGAACGACGCCAAAAGGGTGTTACCATGCATACGGGCCAAATGGCATAGCGGCAGTCAGGCTTTGCGGCACTTCGGAAACTTCACAACATGGCATCAACCAATATCGACAGTGAAATCTTAACACTGCCCGAGGCGGCCGCGTATTTGCGGGTCTCGGAAGACGAAGTGTTGGAGCTCGCCAAGCGCTCTGAGTTGCCTGGCCGAAAGATTGGCCACGAATGGCGATTCCTGAGGGAAGCACTCGGCGATTGGCTTCGCCGGCCGTCTTCCAAGGAGCGGCTCTTGCGTCATGCGGGAATTGCGAAAGAGGACCCATACATGAAGGCCATGCTCGAGAACATCTATCAAGCTCGCGGTCGATCAATGATCGAGGACGGTGAATGATTCTGCTCGACACCGACATGCTGTCGCTGCTGCATGCCGGGTTAGAGGCCAGCGAAGCGCTCCTGG
Proteins encoded:
- a CDS encoding helix-turn-helix domain-containing protein, whose protein sequence is MASTNIDSEILTLPEAAAYLRVSEDEVLELAKRSELPGRKIGHEWRFLREALGDWLRRPSSKERLLRHAGIAKEDPYMKAMLENIYQARGRSMIEDGE